One genomic segment of Fervidobacterium pennivorans includes these proteins:
- the thrS gene encoding threonine--tRNA ligase, whose protein sequence is MIMQVRLPDGSIKIYDGPVTPGQIAREISEGLWRNAAGAIVNGQLWDLERPIDFDCELKIVKLEEPEAAEIYRHTMSHIMAQAVMRIYGADKVKLGIGPTIENGFYYDFDIQDVKITEEDLAKIEEEMKKIIKEDLKIERFELPKAEAIELMKERGQVYKVELIEEIPDEKVSFYKQGEFIDLCRGPHLLSTGKVKHFKLLSVSGAYWRGNEKNPMLQRIYGTAFAKKEDLENYLKMLEEAKKRDHRKLGPQLELFFINTDVAAGMPIFLPYGMTVLLELMNLSRKLHKKYGYKEVGTPLIMHEKLWRQSGHWDHYKNNMYFTEKEEVTYAVKPMNCPGHILIYKNKPVSYKDLPIRLFEFGRVHRYERGGVLHGLLRVRTFTQDDAHIFCREDQVVAEVTNVVKFIDELYSIFGFTYRATLSTMPEDHMGDEATWEKATQALRNALEETKVPYVVAEGEGAFYGPKIDFHVKDVIGREWQCATIQVDFQMPERFDITYKDADGTEKRPVMIHRALYGSLERFFGILIEHYAGAFPTWLAPVQVVVLPVSEKYVDYAKQLSEKFDKTGIRVELDDRNETLGYRIRENQMRKVPYMIIVGEKEKESGKISVRTREGRDIHDVEVEEFITKITGEINSRSISLTY, encoded by the coding sequence ATGATTATGCAAGTGAGATTACCTGATGGGAGTATAAAAATTTACGACGGACCTGTAACACCGGGTCAAATAGCGAGAGAAATTTCCGAGGGTCTATGGAGGAATGCCGCAGGGGCTATCGTCAACGGTCAGTTGTGGGATTTGGAACGACCTATCGACTTCGATTGCGAGTTGAAAATAGTAAAGTTAGAAGAACCAGAAGCAGCAGAAATTTACAGGCATACGATGTCACATATAATGGCCCAAGCTGTTATGAGAATTTACGGTGCTGACAAGGTTAAACTTGGTATCGGTCCAACTATTGAAAATGGGTTTTACTACGATTTTGACATTCAAGACGTGAAAATAACGGAAGAAGACTTAGCAAAGATAGAAGAAGAAATGAAGAAAATAATTAAAGAGGACTTGAAAATAGAAAGATTTGAGTTACCAAAAGCTGAGGCAATAGAGTTAATGAAGGAAAGGGGACAGGTTTATAAAGTAGAGCTTATAGAGGAAATTCCTGATGAAAAAGTAAGTTTTTACAAACAGGGTGAATTCATTGACCTTTGTCGAGGACCACATTTGCTAAGCACTGGCAAGGTGAAGCATTTTAAGTTGCTTTCTGTTTCTGGTGCTTATTGGCGAGGTAATGAAAAAAATCCAATGCTGCAAAGAATATATGGTACAGCATTTGCAAAAAAAGAAGACCTTGAAAACTACTTGAAAATGCTCGAGGAAGCAAAAAAGAGAGATCATAGAAAACTCGGACCTCAACTTGAATTGTTCTTTATAAACACTGATGTTGCTGCAGGTATGCCTATATTTTTACCGTACGGTATGACAGTTCTTCTGGAGCTTATGAATCTTTCAAGGAAATTGCACAAAAAGTATGGCTACAAAGAAGTGGGAACTCCTTTAATAATGCACGAAAAACTGTGGCGTCAAAGTGGACACTGGGACCATTACAAGAACAATATGTATTTCACAGAAAAAGAAGAAGTTACCTACGCTGTGAAACCAATGAACTGTCCTGGTCACATCCTGATTTATAAAAACAAACCTGTTTCATACAAAGACCTTCCAATCAGGTTGTTCGAATTCGGTAGGGTTCACAGGTACGAACGCGGTGGGGTTTTACACGGACTATTGAGAGTAAGGACGTTTACACAAGATGACGCGCATATATTTTGTAGAGAAGACCAGGTTGTGGCAGAGGTCACCAACGTTGTTAAATTTATTGACGAACTGTACAGCATCTTTGGTTTCACTTATCGTGCAACACTCAGCACAATGCCTGAAGACCATATGGGTGATGAAGCGACTTGGGAAAAAGCTACACAGGCGCTTAGGAACGCCTTGGAAGAAACAAAAGTTCCGTATGTTGTTGCAGAAGGAGAGGGCGCATTTTACGGTCCAAAAATTGATTTCCATGTTAAAGATGTGATTGGCAGAGAATGGCAGTGTGCAACTATCCAGGTAGATTTCCAAATGCCTGAACGCTTTGATATCACATACAAAGATGCTGACGGAACAGAAAAAAGGCCAGTTATGATTCACAGGGCGCTATACGGTTCCCTTGAAAGATTTTTTGGTATTCTTATTGAGCATTACGCTGGTGCGTTCCCAACATGGCTTGCACCGGTTCAAGTCGTTGTACTACCTGTCTCGGAAAAGTATGTTGATTACGCAAAGCAGCTATCAGAAAAGTTTGACAAGACCGGCATAAGGGTAGAACTTGATGACCGTAATGAGACCCTTGGGTACAGAATAAGGGAAAATCAGATGAGGAAAGTGCCATATATGATAATCGTTGGAGAGAAAGAGAAAGAATCTGGAAAAATCTCAGTTAGGACACGTGAAGGAAGAGACATCCATGATGTGGAAGTTGAAGAATTCATAACAAAGATTACGGGGGAAATAAATTCCAGAAGTATATCTCTGACTTACTAA
- a CDS encoding HD-GYP domain-containing protein translates to MLPEELVKLFKEAFGKEPICEDSSIGICISKENGYIVIRENGKLLAQFEDNEYDYGFILQYYAKKAGLFAPQDKQMEELLRSLFVNIIVLTEVEDKNGFSHSQRVAKLAEEFARYLGWDESNIQELRNHAFLHDVGKIAIEQLMLYSPTRLRTFEAHYEDHPTMGTIYLTIHESLWKYIPTVRHHHERWDGKGFPDKLKGEEIPYFARIIAVLNYYDEVTNFVSADWDSEIKTPQQALKEIKSLAGTFFDPTIVEQFVNFMRDVYNINVQ, encoded by the coding sequence TTGTTACCGGAAGAACTTGTAAAACTTTTCAAAGAGGCGTTTGGTAAAGAACCAATATGTGAGGATTCAAGTATTGGAATTTGTATATCGAAAGAGAACGGTTATATAGTGATAAGAGAAAACGGGAAATTGTTAGCACAGTTTGAAGATAACGAATATGATTATGGTTTCATCTTGCAATACTATGCAAAAAAGGCAGGTTTGTTTGCACCCCAAGACAAACAAATGGAAGAGCTTTTGAGGTCACTTTTTGTAAATATAATCGTCCTAACAGAGGTAGAAGACAAGAATGGATTTTCCCATTCTCAACGGGTTGCCAAGCTAGCTGAAGAATTTGCGCGGTATCTTGGCTGGGATGAATCAAATATCCAAGAACTTAGAAATCACGCATTTTTACATGACGTGGGTAAAATAGCCATTGAACAACTGATGCTTTATTCGCCAACACGATTAAGAACATTTGAAGCTCACTACGAGGATCACCCGACGATGGGAACTATTTACCTAACAATACACGAAAGCCTATGGAAATATATCCCAACCGTCAGACATCACCATGAACGATGGGATGGAAAAGGATTTCCGGATAAACTGAAAGGTGAAGAAATACCATACTTTGCAAGAATAATTGCTGTACTGAATTACTACGACGAGGTGACAAATTTTGTATCAGCTGATTGGGACAGTGAAATTAAAACTCCACAGCAAGCTCTAAAGGAAATAAAAAGTCTAGCAGGAACATTCTTTGACCCCACAATTGTCGAGCAATTTGTAAATTTTATGAGGGACGTTTACAACATAAATGTCCAGTAA
- a CDS encoding NfeD family protein, which yields MISPVTFWIILGVLLMVLEIFTPTFFVFWFGLGSLAAAIVAYFYENTIFELLTFIVVSGILVLSTRKLAKKITGEEVRSINVDEIIGKEAIVIEQIDNKLGKGVVKVSGDMWRAVSVDDDVVIQSGEKVIIEKVEGAHVVVRPVFKPKEFENLKENKSDNL from the coding sequence ATGATTTCACCGGTAACGTTTTGGATTATCTTAGGCGTTTTGCTAATGGTTTTGGAGATATTCACACCAACATTTTTCGTATTCTGGTTTGGCCTTGGCAGCTTAGCAGCTGCCATTGTTGCCTACTTTTACGAGAACACTATCTTTGAGCTTCTTACATTTATAGTGGTGTCGGGTATACTAGTTTTGTCCACAAGAAAACTTGCCAAGAAAATAACAGGCGAAGAAGTAAGAAGTATCAATGTTGATGAAATCATTGGAAAAGAAGCAATAGTTATAGAACAAATTGATAATAAGTTGGGAAAAGGCGTAGTCAAGGTAAGCGGTGATATGTGGCGAGCTGTATCTGTTGATGATGATGTAGTAATACAAAGCGGAGAAAAGGTGATAATCGAAAAAGTGGAAGGCGCTCATGTCGTTGTTCGCCCAGTCTTTAAACCGAAAGAGTTTGAGAATTTAAAGGAGAATAAGTCAGATAATTTATAG
- a CDS encoding SPFH domain-containing protein: protein MYVVLIAIAFLLLIIAATGIRIVRPYERGLIERLGKFKKEVKSGLHFIVPFFDRMIKVDMREHVIDVPPQEVITKDNVVVVVDAVIYYEVTDAFKSVYNVSNFEFATIKLAQTNLRNVIGELELDQTLTSRESINTKLRTVLDEATDKWGIRITRVEIKKIDPPKDIMEAMSKQMKAERTKRAAILEAEGIRQSEILKAEGEKQAAILKAEGEAEAIKRVAEANKYRLIAEAEGQALAITSVFKAIHEGNPTNDLIAIKYLETLKEVANGQATKIFLPLETSSVLSSVGAIAELFKDVQTKQEKHSEENKEK, encoded by the coding sequence ATGTATGTCGTGCTAATTGCAATTGCATTTTTACTTCTGATTATTGCAGCAACAGGAATCAGGATTGTAAGGCCATACGAGCGGGGGTTAATTGAAAGATTGGGAAAGTTCAAGAAAGAAGTTAAGTCTGGTCTGCACTTCATAGTTCCTTTCTTCGACAGGATGATCAAAGTTGACATGAGAGAACATGTAATAGACGTTCCTCCTCAGGAAGTTATTACAAAAGATAATGTTGTCGTAGTTGTTGATGCTGTGATATATTACGAGGTAACAGATGCGTTCAAGTCTGTTTACAATGTCAGTAATTTTGAGTTCGCCACTATCAAGCTTGCTCAGACGAATTTGAGAAATGTGATAGGTGAACTCGAACTTGACCAAACACTAACGTCAAGAGAGAGTATAAATACTAAGTTAAGAACAGTTCTCGATGAGGCGACCGATAAATGGGGTATAAGAATTACGCGTGTTGAAATTAAGAAAATCGACCCACCGAAAGACATTATGGAAGCAATGAGTAAGCAGATGAAGGCTGAGAGGACAAAGAGAGCAGCCATACTTGAAGCAGAAGGTATCAGACAATCCGAAATTCTCAAAGCTGAGGGAGAAAAACAAGCAGCGATTCTGAAAGCAGAAGGTGAGGCTGAGGCAATTAAAAGAGTTGCCGAGGCGAACAAATATCGACTTATCGCTGAAGCTGAAGGTCAGGCACTTGCTATAACAAGTGTGTTTAAAGCCATCCATGAGGGTAATCCAACAAATGATCTCATAGCAATAAAATATCTTGAAACGCTCAAGGAAGTTGCTAACGGTCAGGCAACTAAGATATTCCTACCTTTGGAAACATCATCTGTCCTTTCGTCGGTAGGAGCAATAGCTGAGCTATTTAAAGATGTTCAAACAAAGCAAGAAAAGCATTCGGAGGAAAATAAAGAGAAATGA
- a CDS encoding aminopeptidase: MEKNLLVNYAQAILKVGVNLQNGQKLVVNASVDHKDFVRILVEQAYDLGAKEVLVVWNDTYITRQKLLKAPEDVITNVYNWEVEMAKSFLDDGAATISLVGSYADLLSDVPANRIGAATKARQIAFKEIMERTMMNKNRWCVAGVPNPEWAKKVYGTEDITHLWKDILFMARIDEAGYEKLLAHLERLKNRKDYLNNMKFEALRYEGPGTDLRVELPKKHLWLSGIEHDVNGVPFLPNIPTEEVFTAPSKYGVNGRISSSMPLVYQGNIIDNFWFEFKDGKVVNFGAEKGEDVLKELINTDEGASYLGEVALVDITSPIYQLSRIFYNTLYDENAASHFALGRAYPTCVEDFSGDPEKDGINMSLTHVDFMVGNDKMNVYGIKDGKEYLLMENGLWKI; the protein is encoded by the coding sequence ATGGAGAAGAACTTGCTGGTAAACTATGCACAGGCTATCTTAAAAGTAGGTGTGAACCTCCAAAATGGTCAAAAGCTCGTTGTGAATGCTTCTGTAGACCATAAGGACTTTGTTAGGATACTTGTAGAACAAGCTTACGACCTTGGTGCGAAGGAAGTTCTCGTTGTTTGGAACGACACGTATATAACAAGACAGAAACTTCTGAAAGCTCCGGAAGATGTTATTACAAATGTATATAACTGGGAAGTTGAAATGGCAAAAAGTTTTCTAGACGATGGTGCAGCTACGATTTCACTTGTAGGCTCCTATGCGGATTTACTATCAGATGTTCCAGCAAATAGAATAGGAGCTGCTACCAAAGCAAGGCAGATAGCATTTAAGGAAATAATGGAAAGGACAATGATGAATAAGAACAGATGGTGTGTAGCAGGTGTGCCAAATCCAGAATGGGCTAAGAAAGTTTACGGAACAGAAGATATAACTCATTTATGGAAAGACATCCTCTTCATGGCAAGGATAGACGAAGCAGGTTATGAAAAACTCCTTGCTCATTTGGAGAGACTAAAAAATCGAAAAGATTATCTTAACAATATGAAATTTGAAGCTTTAAGGTACGAAGGACCTGGCACAGATTTGAGAGTAGAGCTTCCAAAGAAACATCTTTGGTTGAGTGGTATAGAACACGACGTGAATGGTGTGCCGTTCCTCCCAAACATTCCAACAGAAGAGGTCTTTACTGCGCCATCGAAATATGGAGTCAACGGAAGGATATCCAGCAGTATGCCTCTTGTTTACCAGGGTAACATAATCGACAACTTCTGGTTTGAGTTTAAGGACGGTAAGGTAGTTAATTTTGGTGCAGAAAAGGGAGAAGATGTGTTGAAAGAACTTATCAACACAGATGAAGGAGCATCCTACTTAGGCGAGGTTGCTCTTGTTGACATAACCTCCCCAATCTATCAACTCAGTAGGATATTCTACAACACGTTGTACGATGAAAATGCTGCCTCACATTTTGCTCTGGGTAGAGCCTACCCAACATGCGTCGAAGATTTCAGCGGTGACCCGGAAAAGGATGGCATAAATATGAGTCTTACACATGTGGATTTTATGGTTGGAAATGATAAGATGAATGTGTACGGAATCAAAGATGGAAAGGAATATCTGTTAATGGAGAACGGACTTTGGAAAATTTAG
- a CDS encoding 2,3-bisphosphoglycerate-independent phosphoglycerate mutase, which produces MNFDKQEFVHELISPNASKIVLLVMDGIGDLPNEEGVTPLMKANTPNLDKLAQLSDLGQTIPVMHGITPGSGPGHLGLFGYDPIKYQIGRGILEALGEDIEVGELDVVARGNFATIDGDIVIDRRAGRPSTEESAKVVEKLNANIKEIEDVKVTFYPGKEHRFVLKLTGEGLSDNIEDADPQKEGKPIKYTTALSPEAEKTARIVNKLLERIKEVLKDEPKMNFALVRGFSKYPKLPQFPEVYKLRAGAIAVYPMYKGLAKLVGMTIIPTGQTIEDEIETLKKEWNNFDFFFVHIKKTDSYGEDGKFDEKVHVIENVDKVLPEILALNPDVLVVTGDHSTPCAMKGHSFHPVPIMFFAKHTRKGLSKAFNEFECARGTLGTIHATDVMNLILAYSGRLEKFGA; this is translated from the coding sequence ATGAATTTTGACAAACAGGAGTTTGTTCATGAATTAATCTCGCCGAATGCTTCTAAGATTGTTCTGCTTGTTATGGATGGTATTGGTGATTTACCAAACGAAGAAGGTGTAACACCACTTATGAAAGCGAACACACCAAATTTAGACAAGCTTGCTCAACTCAGTGATCTTGGTCAAACGATACCTGTTATGCACGGGATAACACCGGGTAGTGGACCAGGACATCTTGGACTTTTCGGATATGACCCCATCAAATATCAAATTGGTCGAGGCATTCTCGAAGCGTTGGGAGAGGATATAGAAGTAGGAGAGCTTGACGTGGTTGCAAGGGGTAATTTTGCAACTATAGATGGTGACATAGTTATAGATAGAAGAGCAGGTAGGCCATCAACAGAAGAGAGTGCTAAGGTCGTAGAAAAACTAAACGCAAACATAAAGGAAATTGAAGACGTGAAAGTAACGTTCTATCCTGGTAAAGAACACAGGTTTGTTTTAAAGCTTACGGGAGAAGGATTGTCTGATAACATCGAAGACGCAGACCCACAAAAAGAAGGGAAACCAATAAAATATACGACAGCTCTTTCACCAGAAGCTGAGAAAACGGCAAGAATCGTGAATAAACTTCTTGAAAGAATCAAAGAAGTGCTCAAAGATGAACCCAAGATGAATTTTGCACTTGTTAGGGGTTTCTCAAAATATCCTAAGCTTCCACAATTTCCAGAAGTTTACAAACTTAGAGCCGGTGCAATTGCGGTTTATCCAATGTACAAAGGGCTTGCAAAACTCGTTGGAATGACCATTATCCCGACAGGTCAAACCATCGAAGACGAGATAGAGACGCTTAAGAAAGAATGGAATAATTTCGATTTCTTCTTTGTTCACATAAAGAAAACAGATTCCTACGGTGAAGACGGTAAATTCGACGAAAAGGTTCACGTCATTGAAAATGTTGATAAGGTTCTTCCTGAAATCCTAGCACTGAACCCTGATGTACTTGTTGTAACTGGTGACCACTCAACACCTTGTGCAATGAAAGGGCACTCGTTCCATCCAGTTCCGATAATGTTCTTTGCTAAACACACAAGAAAAGGACTTTCAAAAGCGTTTAACGAATTTGAATGTGCAAGAGGCACACTTGGCACAATCCATGCAACAGACGTTATGAACCTAATCTTAGCATACTCAGGTAGGTTAGAAAAGTTTGGTGCGTAA
- a CDS encoding ComEC/Rec2 family competence protein encodes MGEKLKVYSASFTSFYYFGGAIIGALVGTRLKFPLFFLVFPVVLALFKRPKLGLFVLILMLSNITLVNNLEFPTKNMEFVGTVKMVQNGSSILQLSFFDGEKWRRLGVDVLIYKEEPLGTIVYFVGELRKRSSYPIYYAKTDYYVTANNYETFVSSVFAQFEKFRKFSTFVEPFYQNLFGNSSRDENFIKSGLFHIFCVSGMHVSLLYLFTSYIVGILTYRKGLRTVFSLFLPTVFVIGSGMGLPSLRALIMLYVAGLLRILDYKINAVNVVSLVGTGMVLANPEIVFSLSFYMTFFATIGVLISENNLLSNIGGFLGSAPYVSLINPVNPFSIIATILVSIPVQVLLFGLTISYLLFTLKLYYLSALLLYALKPFSWFIETVAIVFAKFPLIPQHPVVTFAFAMSFITYIGLVFESKKQKQELS; translated from the coding sequence TTGGGGGAGAAGTTGAAAGTCTATTCCGCATCTTTTACTTCTTTCTACTACTTTGGTGGAGCAATTATTGGTGCGTTGGTGGGAACTCGTTTGAAGTTCCCACTTTTCTTTTTGGTTTTTCCCGTAGTTTTGGCTCTTTTTAAAAGACCAAAGCTTGGTTTATTTGTCCTTATTTTGATGTTATCAAATATCACGCTTGTTAATAACCTTGAATTTCCAACAAAAAACATGGAATTCGTAGGGACTGTGAAAATGGTCCAGAATGGTTCAAGTATTCTTCAGTTGTCATTTTTCGATGGTGAAAAGTGGCGCAGACTTGGTGTTGATGTTCTTATATATAAGGAAGAACCTCTCGGCACAATAGTGTACTTTGTTGGTGAGTTGAGAAAGAGAAGTTCCTATCCGATATACTATGCAAAGACCGATTATTATGTAACTGCAAACAATTACGAAACTTTCGTCAGCTCGGTCTTTGCTCAGTTCGAAAAGTTCAGAAAATTTTCAACCTTTGTTGAGCCTTTTTATCAAAACTTATTCGGAAATTCTTCAAGAGATGAGAATTTTATCAAGAGTGGCTTATTTCATATATTTTGCGTTTCAGGCATGCACGTATCTTTGCTTTATTTATTCACCTCTTACATTGTAGGAATTTTGACTTACAGAAAAGGGTTGAGGACTGTCTTTTCGTTGTTTTTACCTACGGTTTTTGTCATAGGCTCAGGAATGGGATTACCCTCGTTACGTGCATTGATAATGCTGTATGTGGCTGGATTACTAAGAATTCTTGATTACAAAATAAACGCTGTAAACGTAGTTTCACTCGTCGGAACTGGGATGGTGTTAGCGAATCCGGAAATTGTGTTTTCGTTATCCTTTTATATGACTTTTTTTGCGACCATTGGTGTTTTAATTTCTGAAAATAATCTTTTGTCAAACATTGGAGGGTTTCTTGGAAGTGCTCCGTACGTTTCTCTAATTAACCCTGTGAATCCCTTTTCCATAATAGCTACTATCCTGGTTTCAATACCGGTCCAGGTCCTATTGTTCGGGCTAACAATTAGTTATCTTCTCTTTACGCTTAAGTTGTACTACCTCAGTGCGCTGTTACTTTACGCGTTAAAGCCTTTTTCTTGGTTTATCGAGACGGTGGCTATCGTGTTTGCTAAATTTCCTTTAATACCACAACATCCAGTAGTTACTTTTGCATTTGCCATGTCCTTTATCACTTATATAGGCCTTGTATTTGAATCAAAAAAACAAAAGCAGGAGCTATCTTAG
- a CDS encoding Fur family transcriptional regulator has product MHVDNLKKELRDRKYRMTPQREQVLKVFVETNSEHLGAEEVYRYLINKKLNVSKATVYRTIDLLVELGFLRKLQFGEGVYRYELVDREGRHSHFICSSCGRIYELKGELSPDKVMIMYIDFLKTKGYIVEEIDLKFRGICPKCSKK; this is encoded by the coding sequence ATGCACGTTGACAATCTCAAAAAGGAGCTAAGAGACAGGAAGTACAGAATGACACCTCAACGAGAACAAGTTTTAAAGGTCTTTGTAGAAACCAACAGTGAACACTTAGGTGCCGAGGAGGTTTATAGATACCTTATAAACAAGAAGCTCAATGTAAGTAAAGCAACAGTTTATAGAACCATAGATTTGCTTGTTGAACTCGGTTTTTTGAGAAAATTACAGTTCGGAGAAGGAGTATACAGATACGAACTCGTTGATAGAGAAGGAAGACATTCACATTTTATTTGCAGTTCTTGTGGAAGAATATACGAACTAAAAGGAGAGCTTTCTCCTGATAAAGTAATGATAATGTACATAGATTTTTTGAAAACCAAAGGTTACATCGTGGAAGAAATTGACCTGAAGTTCAGAGGAATATGTCCAAAATGCTCAAAGAAATAA
- the nusA gene encoding transcription termination factor NusA — MNSPMLLEALRELEKEKGISVDESISILEKAIMSAYKNKTGERNVEIVINRLSGEIEAYQLLEVVEKVENENLQISLEEALKIKPDAVVGDIIKKKMNIKKLGRFAVQVAKQVLIQKIREIEKEKQYERYSELVGRVVVAEVLKVTPEWLDIRIGKLETHLPKKEWIPGEEFEQSDLIKVYVREVKKDKKGPKIIVSRTDPEFVVGLLKLEVPEIEQGIVEIVKVVREPGVRTKVAVTSKDPKVDPVGACIGHEGSRIAAVLREVKMEKIDIIKWSDDPKELIANALLPASVIDVEILDYESKASRVLVAPNQLSLAIGKAGQNARLAAKLTGWKIDIKPVMNA; from the coding sequence ATGAATAGTCCAATGTTGTTGGAAGCGCTTAGGGAGTTAGAAAAAGAAAAGGGTATATCTGTTGACGAATCGATAAGCATTCTTGAAAAGGCTATTATGAGTGCATATAAGAACAAAACAGGTGAAAGGAATGTCGAAATTGTCATAAACAGGCTCTCAGGAGAAATAGAGGCTTATCAACTACTCGAAGTTGTAGAAAAGGTAGAAAACGAAAATCTTCAGATTTCCCTTGAGGAAGCATTGAAGATAAAGCCAGACGCAGTCGTTGGGGACATTATTAAAAAGAAGATGAATATAAAGAAGCTTGGAAGGTTTGCAGTTCAGGTAGCCAAGCAAGTTCTTATCCAAAAGATAAGGGAAATAGAAAAAGAAAAACAATACGAAAGGTATTCAGAACTTGTTGGAAGGGTGGTTGTTGCTGAGGTCCTTAAGGTTACTCCTGAATGGTTGGACATAAGAATTGGAAAGCTTGAAACACACCTTCCAAAGAAAGAATGGATTCCAGGTGAAGAATTCGAACAATCCGATTTGATAAAAGTTTACGTAAGGGAAGTCAAAAAGGACAAAAAAGGTCCAAAAATTATAGTATCCCGAACAGACCCAGAGTTTGTGGTGGGACTTCTGAAACTTGAAGTCCCAGAAATTGAGCAGGGAATAGTAGAAATTGTCAAAGTTGTAAGAGAACCTGGGGTTAGGACAAAAGTAGCTGTTACCTCAAAGGATCCAAAAGTTGACCCTGTCGGTGCTTGTATAGGTCACGAAGGTTCAAGAATAGCAGCTGTGTTACGTGAAGTCAAAATGGAAAAAATAGATATTATAAAATGGTCAGATGACCCGAAGGAATTGATAGCTAATGCGCTCTTACCGGCTTCGGTTATTGATGTCGAAATTTTGGACTATGAGTCAAAGGCCTCAAGAGTTCTTGTCGCTCCAAATCAACTTTCGCTTGCGATAGGAAAAGCTGGACAAAACGCAAGATTGGCAGCGAAGTTAACAGGTTGGAAGATAGATATTAAACCTGTTATGAACGCGTAA
- a CDS encoding ribosome maturation factor RimP codes for MSLSPKEIEKRVSEIAKPIVESLGLVLFDVKYKMQSGRWVLTVVIDKLNDYVSTKDCELVSYEIEKELDSSDLIPGRYYLEVSSPGLDRPLRSIEDFKRFEGSLAKVKTNKTLKGYIKVVDLENGTIVLEVEGKEVTISYNDIKSANLEVDVF; via the coding sequence ATGAGTTTAAGTCCCAAGGAAATAGAAAAGAGGGTATCTGAGATAGCTAAACCAATTGTTGAAAGTTTGGGATTGGTACTTTTTGACGTGAAATATAAGATGCAATCTGGCAGATGGGTACTTACAGTGGTTATAGACAAACTGAATGATTACGTTAGTACGAAAGACTGTGAACTTGTTTCGTACGAAATAGAGAAAGAACTCGACTCAAGTGACCTGATACCCGGTAGGTACTACTTAGAAGTATCTTCTCCGGGACTTGACAGACCCCTTCGAAGTATTGAAGATTTCAAAAGGTTTGAAGGAAGCTTGGCAAAGGTAAAGACAAATAAAACCTTAAAGGGTTATATAAAAGTTGTCGATTTGGAAAATGGAACAATTGTTCTGGAAGTTGAAGGTAAGGAAGTCACTATAAGCTATAATGATATTAAGTCTGCAAACTTGGAAGTAGATGTATTTTAA